The sequence GAGTTCTATACTTATATATGAGAAACTTGGCAGAAAGGTCATCGTAATGGTAGCATATATAGCATCCTACTGAAATCCCCTTGTCCAAACAGGTAGGCAGTATATCAAGATCCCCAAGCCAAAAGAGATGAGTATCGTTGTTAGGGCATATGCATAAGCTCTTAAATTTTCGTTACAGTCTTCCATTGCGTTGTACTCAGCAATGAATGCTGAAACACTACTCAAACAACCACAAAATCCCAATTGTATGCCTGTCGCAATGGTATTGCATGTCTTGGTCTGTACCTGCATGCATCCCCCACATCTTCATTCATCAGAATTAATTCAACTCCAAAGCCAAAATATAGACTAGAGCCAAGGCATATTAAGGCAGATGACAGATTTCTGATATCTAAATATTAACTTCATCAATACTTACTCATCTCTTTAAAGTTTCACTCTATGTTCAATATATAACAATATTGTACTATTACAAGATTCAAAATTTACCTCTTTCTTCAAAGCTGACAGTGCTGCCATGACACAAACTGAAGAAACATTGGCAGTTAAAGTCCCAAGAGGCACCCATTTCAGGTGTCCTGTCTTTCCTAATCCACATCCATTAAGTCGAGCCAAGGACCACCTGACCCACACTCCTGGGGCTGCAACTAAGCAAGCTAGCCACAAATGGGCTTCGTTGCTGCCACTGCTGAACTCCTTCTTTAGCATTGTGCCACTCACACTCCACAAAATGCCTAGCAGAAGTACTAACAACAGCACAGCTGCCGAATGACGCTTGCAGCTTTCCACTCTCCTGTTGTTGCTAGTTTTAGTTTCACTTCTGTTTAGTCTTTTGAGAAATGACTTGAAACACTTAGCGGTCCCGATGCCAAATCTGATAGAATAGGCTGAAAGGAACAAGCCTGccaaaatatacaattaaaaaagcATACGTTTTAGCTTTAGCTAAGTGGCCCCGCAAAGATATTTACTAATAGTTATAATTATAACATGGAAGCTCATTTtacttgaaaaaaatatttatagcaGCTTAAATGGGCTCTTCATACCCTTCGAGGCTATGAAGAGTTGAGGGTCTTCCATTCAAGTTTTTAGATCACCAATAACGAGAGTTCTTCACCAATATGATGATGATTATGTAAGAGGAGGATTACTTCTCTAGCTATCGGCCGCCTAATGAccaaaaaatttgaatagtcACATGTATAAGAGCAGCATATACAGGtgtaattatttctttaatgtAATAGAAGTATTACATGAATCTATTGAAATGTCGCATTACCTATAAGAAATCCAACCACAGCAAAGACCCAGTTGCCATCAAGAACGAGATTTAGCATTTTTTGATTCCAACCACTGAAAGATGAGAGACTTCCCAAGTAGCCAGTTGTTAGTCCATCGGCCAAATGATCAGACACATTCGCTATATCTCTTCTGAATACAACACCCCACCATCCCATCAAGAAAGGCCCAACCTGAAGCAATGAAAGACTACAGGTCTATTAATCTTAAGCAACCACTCCTTATACAACTTTTCTTGTATAGTTTCATAACCTCA is a genomic window of Ricinus communis isolate WT05 ecotype wild-type chromosome 2, ASM1957865v1, whole genome shotgun sequence containing:
- the LOC8274086 gene encoding fluoride export protein 1; translated protein: MDSSLRHSSKLSHSLPFQIDDGDDDIESQNVSDAGEMALHNESGTIRSSLDDAIEARVILPLIEDNLLQSNGFWSQHFTNMNTKSSVSPLPEDLIPPLPTDAKEQDKETTNSAMMLPLMLEYILCFIYLSVFGILGVLSRYLLKRLFGPSLAGVTSDNYPLYLDLPCNMVGPFLMGWWGVVFRRDIANVSDHLADGLTTGYLGSLSSFSGWNQKMLNLVLDGNWVFAVVGFLIGLFLSAYSIRFGIGTAKCFKSFLKRLNRSETKTSNNRRVESCKRHSAAVLLLVLLLGILWSVSGTMLKKEFSSGSNEAHLWLACLVAAPGVWVRWSLARLNGCGLGKTGHLKWVPLGTLTANVSSVCVMAALSALKKEVQTKTCNTIATGIQLGFCGCLSSVSAFIAEYNAMEDCNENLRAYAYALTTILISFGLGILIYCLPVWTRGFQ